GAGGTGCTGAAGAGCAGAAGCGTGGAAGTGGCGAACAGCAGAAGCCGGGCGGGGCAAATGAGGAGAATAAGGAGCGAGAGAACCAGATGAGTGCGCCGCAACCGCAGCCCAAATCGGGCATGGGTAAGGAAGAGGCGGAGCGGGTTTTGCAGGCGATTGAGAACAGGGAGCGCCAGACCCAGAAAGAGGTGCGCAGGCCCAGGGCAAGGCGTCAGGTGGAAAAGGACTGGTAGGATGCGGTACTGGGTTGTTGCGGTTGGGTTGATTTTAATCGCGGCGTACGCCGGGGAGTTAGAGTTTACCGCGGAGGTGGACCGAACTACGGTTGGTCTGGGCGAACCGCTGCAGTTGACCGTTCAGGTAAGGGGGACAAACATCAGCCGGGTGCCACGACCGCAGTTGCCAGCGCTGGATGGATTTGACAACATCGGCAGCAGTCAGTCACAGTCAACAAGCATTTCCATTGTTCAGGGCAGGGTGACCCAGGAGCAGACAATCAGTTTCATTTACACCCTGATTCCGAAGAAGACCGGCGAACTGGTAATTGGACCCTGCCGGCTGGAGTACAACGGAGTGGAGTACAAGACCGAGCCGATAACGGTTAAGGTGACAAAAACCGGCACCGGCACAAAGCGGACACAGCCCCAGCGCAGCCCTTTTGACATCTTTGAGGAGCCGGCACCTGCTGGGGGTGAAGCCTTTCTTGAGGCAGGTGTGGACCGGAAAACTGTTTATCAGGGGGAGCAGGTAACCGCAACCTGGACATTTTACACATCGGGTCAGGTGGCAAGTTTGAGCATCAAGGAACCACCGAGCCTGACCGGTTTCTGGGCTCAGGAGGTGTATCAACCGCAAAAACTGAATTATGAGAGGAGAAGTTATCGGGGCAAGCCGATGTACGGGGCGGTGGTACGAAAGACCGCACTCTTCCCAACGCAGTCGGGTGAGTTGAAGATTGGCGCGATGAGCCTTGCCGGTGAGATGGTGGCACCAGGATTTATCTTCTCAACCACACAGCCTTTTGAGGCGGTTTCTGAACCAATCACAATTCAGGTAAAGCCGCTGCCAGAGGCGGGAAAACCGGCAAGTTTTACCGGCGGGGTGGGTTTGTTTCAGGTGAGTGCCCGGGTAGTACCGGAAACGGCGCGCGGTGGCGAACCGGTAACTGTTTCGGTTGTGATTACCGGTACCGGCAACCTTGGTTTGATTGGCGCTCCGGCACTACCGCAACTGACCGGTTTGAAAGTATTGAATCCGGAGACAAAGGACGAGTTCAACTACACCGGGGGCATGCTCAACGGCACAAGGAGGTTTGATTTTCCGGTTTTGCCGCTTGCCGATGGCAGGTTCCGGATTCCGGAGATTGAGATTGGGTTTTTTGACCCGAAAACGGGCAGTTACTACACAAGAAAGACACCGGCTCTGGAGTTTGTTGCTACCGGTGTACCAACAGGTGGTGGTGAGGTTGCTGCGGGAGCGGTGGGAATGAGGGTTTTAGGCACAGATATCAGGCACATTAAGACTGAGTTCCGGATAGGCGGCAATTCGTGGACGGCTTTTGCATCCTGGTCCGGGGTGTTTTACATTCTTGGTCTGGTCGCGGTTGCGCTGGGAGCCGTTCTGGGAATGCGGCGGCGCAGGATGCTGCTTGACCCGGGTTATGCCCGGCGCAGTGGTGCCCGGAGTGTGGCACATCGGCGGCTGAAACAGGCGGAGAGGTTGCTGGCGGCAAATCGCATTGCCGAATTTTACGGGCTGGTCTATCAGACGCTTCTTTCCTATGTGGGCGACCGGTTCAATATGGAGGTGGGCGGTTTGACCGCAACGGAGTTACAAGAAGGGTTGATGCGTCAGGGTGTTGACACAGCGGTTGTAAAGGAGTTCCTTGACACGGTCCAGGTGTGCTCGCTTGCCCGTTTTTCACCCGGGATGGGTGAGTGCAACCCGAGAGAGGTTTTGCAAAAGGCGCGGGCGATTTTGAAGCAGATATGAGTCTGACACTTGTTCTTCTTCTGGTGACCACAACTCCGGTTGAGTTGTTTAACCGGGCAAACAGCCTTTACGAGGCGGGCAGGTTTGAAGAGGCGGTGGTGGTTTACGACTCAGCGGCGATGTTCATCACAGCACCAGAGGTTTATTACAACCGGGGCAACGCTCAGTTCAAGTTAGGCA
This genomic window from candidate division WOR-3 bacterium contains:
- a CDS encoding protein BatD codes for the protein MRYWVVAVGLILIAAYAGELEFTAEVDRTTVGLGEPLQLTVQVRGTNISRVPRPQLPALDGFDNIGSSQSQSTSISIVQGRVTQEQTISFIYTLIPKKTGELVIGPCRLEYNGVEYKTEPITVKVTKTGTGTKRTQPQRSPFDIFEEPAPAGGEAFLEAGVDRKTVYQGEQVTATWTFYTSGQVASLSIKEPPSLTGFWAQEVYQPQKLNYERRSYRGKPMYGAVVRKTALFPTQSGELKIGAMSLAGEMVAPGFIFSTTQPFEAVSEPITIQVKPLPEAGKPASFTGGVGLFQVSARVVPETARGGEPVTVSVVITGTGNLGLIGAPALPQLTGLKVLNPETKDEFNYTGGMLNGTRRFDFPVLPLADGRFRIPEIEIGFFDPKTGSYYTRKTPALEFVATGVPTGGGEVAAGAVGMRVLGTDIRHIKTEFRIGGNSWTAFASWSGVFYILGLVAVALGAVLGMRRRRMLLDPGYARRSGARSVAHRRLKQAERLLAANRIAEFYGLVYQTLLSYVGDRFNMEVGGLTATELQEGLMRQGVDTAVVKEFLDTVQVCSLARFSPGMGECNPREVLQKARAILKQI